From Agrobacterium tumefaciens, a single genomic window includes:
- a CDS encoding TRAP transporter large permease produces the protein MAYAILFGVFTLLMMIGTPIAFCLGIASFATVLYLGLPPIVVFQQMNSGMNVFAMMAIPFFIFAGDLMVRGGIANRLIRFAAGLVGHLRGGLGQVNIVASTLFGGISGSAVADASAVGGLMIPQMAKRGYDRDYAVNVTVNAAIIALMIPPSHNMILYSIAAGGNVSVADLFTAGIIPGLLLALALMVTAYIVARRKGYPSEPFPGFSKLMYYLLASFPGILLIGIIFGGVRSGVFTATESSCIAVLYAFLVAMLVYRELDWHGFVEAVMGAVRTTAMVLLVIGTAASFGWLMAFLQVQTLMIAAISAISDNPIIVLLVINVILLVLGTFMDMAPMVIISTPVLLPVVKAFGIDPVHFGVVMILNAGIGLNTPPVGTVLFVGCAVGGISIREAMRTIWPFFGASVAVLLAVTYIPALSLWLPSLFR, from the coding sequence ATGGCCTACGCTATCCTTTTTGGTGTCTTTACCTTGCTGATGATGATCGGCACGCCGATCGCATTCTGCCTGGGCATCGCGTCCTTTGCCACGGTCCTTTATCTCGGGCTGCCACCTATCGTGGTGTTCCAGCAGATGAATTCCGGGATGAATGTCTTTGCCATGATGGCGATCCCGTTTTTCATCTTCGCAGGCGACCTGATGGTTCGTGGTGGGATCGCCAACCGGTTGATCCGCTTTGCAGCCGGCCTTGTCGGTCATCTTCGAGGTGGACTTGGTCAGGTCAACATTGTCGCCTCGACGCTTTTTGGCGGGATCTCGGGATCAGCCGTCGCCGATGCATCGGCTGTGGGGGGATTGATGATCCCGCAAATGGCCAAGCGTGGTTATGATCGCGACTATGCCGTCAACGTCACTGTTAACGCCGCCATCATTGCCTTGATGATCCCGCCATCCCACAACATGATCCTCTATTCGATTGCCGCGGGCGGTAACGTCTCCGTTGCCGATCTTTTCACGGCAGGCATCATTCCAGGACTTCTCCTGGCGTTGGCGCTCATGGTCACGGCTTATATCGTTGCGCGTCGCAAGGGATATCCGTCTGAGCCGTTCCCGGGCTTTTCGAAGCTGATGTATTATCTCCTGGCGTCTTTCCCAGGAATTCTTCTGATCGGCATCATCTTTGGTGGTGTACGTTCCGGCGTCTTCACGGCGACGGAAAGTTCATGCATTGCCGTGCTTTATGCTTTTCTCGTCGCGATGCTGGTGTATCGGGAGCTGGACTGGCACGGTTTTGTCGAAGCCGTCATGGGGGCGGTCCGCACCACCGCGATGGTGTTGCTTGTTATTGGCACGGCTGCGTCCTTCGGCTGGCTGATGGCGTTCCTCCAGGTGCAGACGCTGATGATTGCGGCAATCAGTGCGATCTCCGACAATCCAATCATTGTTCTCCTGGTCATCAACGTCATCTTGCTCGTGCTCGGAACGTTCATGGACATGGCGCCGATGGTGATTATTTCGACGCCGGTTCTATTGCCGGTCGTCAAAGCCTTTGGCATTGACCCGGTTCATTTCGGCGTCGTCATGATCCTAAATGCCGGTATCGGTCTCAACACACCGCCCGTTGGGACGGTTCTGTTCGTCGGATGTGCTGTGGGAGGGATTTCAATCCGCGAGGCGATGCGCACCATCTGGCCGTTCTTCGGGGCAAGCGTCGCGGTTCTTCTTGCCGTCACCTATATCCCCGCGCTTTCGCTCTGGCTTCCCTCACTTTTCCGGTAA
- a CDS encoding TRAP transporter small permease: MRHFMRAIRPVLGVLSRASLYIAGIGMIAMTLIVGWQVFARYILNDSPSWSEPLSLHLMSWFIMLGAAVGVRESVHLGLDIVRYLMPPRVQVGMDMTSLALIFFFGVGMAWYGTSLSMGTWTATIPVLGWPGGVDFFPLIAGGFLIALFAAERFVDLAIGEDIAADVLVQEAA; the protein is encoded by the coding sequence ATGCGACATTTTATGAGGGCGATACGCCCGGTGCTTGGTGTCCTTAGCCGAGCATCCCTTTATATTGCGGGGATCGGCATGATCGCCATGACGCTGATCGTCGGATGGCAGGTCTTTGCCCGTTACATCCTGAATGACTCTCCAAGCTGGTCCGAACCACTCTCCCTGCATCTGATGTCATGGTTCATCATGCTGGGTGCCGCTGTTGGCGTTCGTGAGAGCGTCCACTTGGGACTGGATATCGTCCGGTATCTGATGCCGCCACGCGTGCAGGTCGGTATGGACATGACAAGCCTTGCGCTGATCTTCTTTTTTGGCGTCGGCATGGCGTGGTACGGCACGTCTCTTTCCATGGGGACCTGGACGGCGACGATCCCGGTTCTGGGCTGGCCGGGCGGAGTTGATTTCTTCCCCCTGATTGCCGGTGGCTTCCTGATTGCGCTGTTTGCGGCAGAACGTTTCGTCGATCTCGCCATCGGTGAAGATATTGCAGCTGACGTTCTCGTGCAGGAGGCGGCATAA
- a CDS encoding TRAP transporter substrate-binding protein has product MKKIAGMLCVAMGMALSGISAQAQEITLRSADIHPDGYPTVEAVKYMGELLAERSKGRIKVQVMNNAVLGGEKDTIEQTRFGVIDMNRVNAAPFNNLVKETTVLGLPFLFRSTEHMHNTVDGPIGDEVLAAFEPHGLVGLAFYDSGARSFYTTKKPIEKLADLKGLKIRVQQSDLWISMMQAFGANPTPMPMGEVYSSLETGVVDGAENNWPSYESARHYEVAKNYTLTEHSLNPEILVISKVTWDKLTPEDQALVRQAAKDSVGKMRELWSAREKASEEKVRAGGANVIKVNKEEFAAAMAPVYDKFVTDPKMKDLLERVKAVK; this is encoded by the coding sequence ATGAAAAAGATAGCAGGCATGCTTTGTGTCGCCATGGGTATGGCGCTTTCCGGCATTTCGGCACAGGCGCAGGAAATTACCTTGCGCTCTGCCGACATTCACCCTGACGGTTATCCGACCGTCGAAGCGGTGAAATACATGGGTGAGCTCCTCGCAGAGCGATCCAAGGGACGCATCAAGGTTCAAGTTATGAACAACGCCGTCCTTGGTGGTGAAAAGGACACGATCGAACAGACCCGTTTCGGCGTCATCGATATGAACCGCGTCAACGCAGCGCCCTTCAACAACCTGGTCAAGGAAACAACCGTTCTTGGTCTGCCGTTTTTGTTCCGCTCGACCGAGCACATGCACAACACCGTAGATGGCCCGATCGGTGACGAGGTGCTTGCAGCGTTCGAACCGCATGGCCTTGTCGGTCTTGCGTTTTATGATTCCGGCGCGCGCTCGTTCTACACCACGAAAAAGCCTATCGAGAAACTGGCAGACCTCAAGGGCCTGAAAATCCGGGTTCAGCAGTCAGACCTCTGGATTTCGATGATGCAGGCTTTTGGTGCCAACCCGACGCCGATGCCGATGGGTGAGGTTTATTCTTCACTTGAGACAGGTGTTGTCGACGGTGCTGAAAACAACTGGCCGTCCTACGAGTCCGCACGTCACTACGAAGTCGCCAAGAATTACACTCTGACGGAACATTCGCTTAATCCGGAAATTCTCGTAATCTCCAAGGTCACCTGGGACAAGCTGACGCCGGAAGACCAGGCGCTTGTTCGTCAGGCTGCCAAGGATTCTGTCGGCAAAATGCGCGAATTGTGGAGCGCCCGCGAGAAGGCGTCCGAGGAGAAGGTTCGTGCCGGTGGCGCCAATGTCATCAAGGTGAACAAGGAGGAATTCGCCGCCGCGATGGCGCCGGTCTACGACAAGTTCGTCACCGATCCGAAGATGAAAGATCTTCTGGAACGCGTCAAAGCGGTCAAGTGA
- a CDS encoding amidohydrolase family protein, whose amino-acid sequence MSALERKLSGVAPSPAFPRGAVDAQMHMYLPGYPALAGGPGLPPGALPQPDDYRKLMTWLGVDRVIITQGNAHQRNNDNTLACVAAMGDVARGVVIIDDTTTDTDIERLSAAGAVGARIMDLPGGAVDLSYLESVDARAVSADWMIAIQFDGNNLLEHLPRLEKVRARWVFDHHGKFFKGIDPEGPEVAALLKLIDRGNVWFKFAGVYESARQAWPYDDVGAFSRRLARHAPERIVWGTNWPHNSIRETALYPDDARLADLVLGWLPDEKARHLALVENPEALFKLPPFSAV is encoded by the coding sequence ATGAGCGCGCTCGAACGCAAACTCTCAGGTGTTGCACCGTCCCCTGCCTTTCCAAGGGGGGCGGTCGACGCACAGATGCATATGTATCTTCCCGGATATCCGGCGCTTGCCGGTGGTCCAGGCCTCCCGCCGGGCGCGTTACCGCAGCCGGACGATTATCGCAAGCTGATGACATGGCTCGGTGTTGACCGGGTGATTATCACGCAGGGCAACGCGCATCAGCGCAACAACGACAACACTCTGGCTTGCGTTGCGGCTATGGGCGATGTTGCGCGCGGCGTGGTGATCATCGATGACACGACGACGGATACCGATATCGAGCGTCTTTCGGCTGCCGGCGCAGTTGGTGCCCGGATCATGGATCTGCCGGGAGGAGCGGTAGATCTTTCCTATCTGGAATCCGTCGATGCACGGGCGGTTTCTGCAGACTGGATGATTGCGATCCAGTTCGACGGCAACAATCTTCTCGAACATCTGCCGCGGCTGGAGAAAGTGCGTGCACGTTGGGTGTTCGATCACCATGGCAAGTTCTTCAAGGGGATCGACCCGGAAGGCCCGGAGGTTGCAGCACTTTTGAAGCTGATCGACCGCGGAAATGTCTGGTTCAAGTTCGCCGGCGTTTACGAGAGCGCACGCCAGGCCTGGCCTTATGACGATGTCGGGGCGTTTTCGCGCCGGCTCGCCCGCCACGCACCAGAGCGGATCGTCTGGGGGACCAACTGGCCACATAATTCGATCAGGGAGACGGCGCTCTATCCTGATGACGCGCGTTTGGCAGACCTCGTCCTCGGATGGCTGCCGGATGAAAAGGCGCGCCATCTGGCACTGGTGGAGAACCCAGAAGCGTTGTTCAAGTTGCCGCCGTTTTCGGCTGTTTAA
- a CDS encoding mandelate racemase/muconate lactonizing enzyme family protein translates to MKITAVRTHLLEHRLDTPFESASMRFDRRAHVLVEIECDDGTVGWGECLGPARPNAATVAAYSGWLIGKDPRETEKIWAILYNALRDQGQRGLTLTALSGIDIALWDIKGKHYGASVSMLLGGRWRESVKAYATGSFKRDGVDRVSDNAAEMSERRKQGFHACKIKIGFGLEEDLAVIKAVREAIGPDMRLMIDGNHGYTVQEAITVGNRAAEYGIDWFEEPVVPEQLDAYARVRAGQPIPVAGGETWHSRYGMWQALSSGAVDILQPDLCGCGGFSETQKIATLATLHGVRIVPHVWGTGVQIAAALQFMAAMTPDPVRVNPIEPIMEFDRTHNPFRQAILKTPIEAVDGVVAIPNAPGLGIEINREALQQFRMPDA, encoded by the coding sequence ATGAAGATCACCGCTGTCCGTACGCATTTGCTCGAACACCGCCTGGATACGCCTTTCGAGAGCGCATCCATGCGGTTCGATCGGCGGGCCCATGTCCTGGTGGAAATCGAATGCGATGACGGAACCGTCGGCTGGGGCGAATGCCTCGGTCCGGCGCGTCCGAATGCGGCCACCGTCGCAGCCTATTCCGGCTGGCTGATCGGCAAGGATCCGCGTGAGACAGAAAAGATCTGGGCAATCCTCTACAATGCCCTACGTGATCAGGGGCAGCGCGGTCTGACTTTGACTGCGCTGTCCGGTATCGACATCGCGCTTTGGGATATCAAAGGCAAACATTACGGTGCATCCGTTTCGATGCTGCTTGGCGGTCGCTGGCGTGAAAGTGTCAAGGCCTACGCGACCGGAAGCTTCAAGCGCGATGGTGTCGACCGCGTTTCTGACAACGCGGCCGAAATGTCCGAACGCCGCAAACAGGGGTTTCATGCCTGCAAGATCAAGATCGGTTTCGGTCTTGAAGAAGATCTGGCGGTGATCAAGGCTGTGCGCGAAGCAATCGGGCCTGATATGCGTCTGATGATCGACGGCAATCACGGTTATACGGTTCAGGAAGCCATCACGGTTGGCAACCGGGCAGCGGAATATGGCATTGACTGGTTTGAAGAGCCGGTCGTTCCCGAGCAGCTCGATGCCTATGCTCGCGTTCGCGCCGGACAGCCAATTCCGGTTGCAGGCGGCGAGACGTGGCATTCCCGCTACGGCATGTGGCAGGCCCTTTCGAGCGGGGCCGTCGATATTCTGCAGCCTGATCTCTGCGGATGTGGCGGTTTTTCCGAGACGCAGAAAATTGCGACACTTGCGACACTGCACGGCGTTCGTATCGTGCCGCACGTCTGGGGGACGGGCGTGCAGATTGCCGCCGCATTGCAATTCATGGCAGCCATGACGCCGGACCCGGTTCGCGTTAACCCGATCGAACCAATCATGGAATTTGACCGCACCCATAATCCTTTCCGGCAGGCGATCCTGAAGACCCCGATTGAGGCGGTGGACGGTGTTGTCGCCATCCCGAATGCGCCTGGCCTCGGCATTGAGATCAATCGTGAGGCACTTCAACAGTTCAGGATGCCTGACGCATGA
- the kdgD gene encoding 5-dehydro-4-deoxyglucarate dehydratase, which translates to MTPEQIKAALGSGLLSFPVTHFDAEGRFAGDSYRAHVEWLAGYKAPVLFAAGGTGEFFSLKPSEIPGIVSAAKEVSGETAIVSGCGYGTDIAIDIAQSVQKVGADGILLLPHYLIDAPQEGLYAHIKKICQSIDIGVMVYNRDNSVLQADTLARLCDECPNLIGFKDGTGDIGLVRQITAKMGDRLMYLGGMPTAELFAEAYLGAGFTTYSSAVFNFVPGLANEFYAALRAGDRATCERILVDFFYPFMAIRNRAKGYAVSAIKAGVRLQGFNAGPVRSPLKDLTEEEVGMLDKLIGAQKRKA; encoded by the coding sequence ATGACCCCTGAACAGATCAAGGCCGCGCTGGGCTCCGGCCTCCTCTCTTTCCCTGTAACGCACTTCGATGCTGAAGGCCGTTTTGCCGGGGATAGCTACAGGGCGCATGTCGAATGGCTTGCGGGCTACAAGGCACCGGTGCTTTTTGCTGCCGGCGGCACGGGCGAATTCTTCTCGCTGAAGCCCAGCGAAATTCCTGGCATTGTTTCGGCTGCAAAAGAAGTGTCAGGCGAAACTGCGATCGTTTCGGGTTGCGGCTACGGCACGGACATTGCAATTGATATTGCTCAATCGGTCCAGAAGGTCGGTGCAGATGGCATCCTGCTTCTGCCGCACTACCTCATCGACGCGCCGCAGGAAGGCCTCTACGCCCACATCAAGAAGATCTGCCAGTCGATCGATATCGGCGTCATGGTTTATAACCGCGACAACTCGGTGCTGCAGGCAGATACACTTGCCCGCCTTTGCGATGAATGCCCGAACCTGATCGGTTTCAAGGACGGTACCGGCGATATCGGCCTGGTGCGCCAGATCACCGCAAAAATGGGTGATCGTCTGATGTATCTCGGCGGCATGCCAACGGCTGAACTGTTTGCCGAAGCCTACCTTGGTGCTGGTTTCACCACCTATTCTTCGGCTGTCTTCAACTTCGTTCCGGGTCTTGCCAACGAGTTCTACGCGGCCCTTCGCGCCGGCGACCGTGCGACGTGCGAGCGTATCCTCGTTGACTTCTTCTATCCTTTCATGGCGATCCGCAATCGCGCCAAGGGTTATGCCGTTTCCGCCATCAAGGCAGGTGTACGCCTGCAAGGCTTCAATGCCGGTCCAGTGCGCTCGCCGCTCAAGGATCTGACGGAAGAAGAAGTCGGCATGCTCGACAAGCTGATCGGCGCGCAAAAGCGCAAGGCCTGA
- the kduD gene encoding 2-dehydro-3-deoxy-D-gluconate 5-dehydrogenase KduD → MTNPFSLQGRKALVTGANTGLGQAIAIGLAAAGAEVVCAARRAPDETLEIVAKEGGKASALLIDFADPLAAKDVFEGAGFDILINNAGIIRRADSVEYSEADWDDVMDVNLKALFFTTQAFAKELLASEKTGKVVNIASLLSFQGGIRVPAYTAAKHGVAGLTKLLANEWAGKGINVNAIAPGYIETNNTEALRADAARSKAILERIPANRWGRSEDIAGAAVFLSSPAANYIHGAILNVDGGWLAR, encoded by the coding sequence ATGACAAATCCCTTTTCGCTTCAAGGGCGTAAGGCGCTTGTAACAGGTGCAAACACCGGTCTTGGGCAAGCGATAGCAATCGGATTGGCGGCTGCCGGTGCGGAGGTGGTCTGCGCTGCGCGCCGTGCGCCCGACGAGACGCTCGAGATCGTCGCCAAAGAGGGCGGTAAGGCGAGCGCGCTCCTCATCGACTTCGCTGACCCGCTTGCGGCCAAGGACGTCTTTGAAGGCGCTGGTTTCGATATCCTGATCAACAATGCTGGCATCATCCGGCGTGCCGATTCGGTCGAATATTCGGAGGCGGATTGGGACGACGTGATGGACGTCAATCTCAAGGCGTTGTTCTTCACGACCCAGGCCTTCGCAAAGGAACTTCTGGCATCGGAGAAAACCGGCAAGGTGGTCAATATTGCCTCGCTCCTGTCGTTCCAGGGTGGCATCCGTGTTCCAGCCTATACGGCTGCCAAACATGGTGTCGCCGGTTTGACCAAGCTCCTTGCAAACGAATGGGCGGGCAAGGGCATCAATGTCAATGCCATAGCGCCCGGTTACATCGAAACGAACAATACCGAAGCCCTGCGTGCCGATGCTGCGCGTAGCAAGGCGATTCTCGAGCGTATCCCTGCCAACCGGTGGGGGCGTTCCGAAGATATCGCTGGTGCGGCTGTGTTCCTGTCGTCGCCGGCTGCGAACTACATTCACGGCGCAATTCTCAATGTCGACGGAGGCTGGTTGGCGCGCTGA
- the kduI gene encoding 5-dehydro-4-deoxy-D-glucuronate isomerase produces the protein MLTVETRQAVNPEFAKTLDTEGLRKHFLANDMFRSGEIRLIYTHYDRFVMGGAVPDGASLTLDKVEETKTPSFLDRREMGIVNVGETGTVSAGGETYTLNRGDVLYLGAGSGAVTFAGQGRFYITSCPAHRSLPAKLVTIADSKEVKLGAVETSNKRTINQFIHPLVMESCQLVLGYTMLEEGSVWNTIPSHVHDRRMEAYLYFGMDEKSRVLHLMGEPQETRHLFISNEEGAISPPWSIHSGAGIGSYTFIWAMAGDNVDYTDMDFIQPGDLK, from the coding sequence ATGCTAACCGTCGAAACGCGGCAGGCCGTCAATCCAGAGTTTGCCAAAACGCTCGATACGGAGGGGCTTCGCAAGCATTTCCTCGCAAATGACATGTTCCGCTCGGGCGAAATCCGGCTTATTTATACCCATTACGACCGCTTCGTTATGGGTGGCGCGGTGCCAGATGGTGCGTCGCTGACATTGGATAAGGTCGAAGAAACGAAGACTCCGTCATTCCTGGATCGGCGCGAAATGGGTATCGTCAACGTTGGCGAGACCGGAACCGTGAGTGCTGGCGGTGAAACCTATACCTTGAACCGCGGTGATGTCCTTTATCTTGGTGCAGGCTCCGGTGCCGTAACATTTGCTGGCCAAGGTCGCTTCTACATCACGTCATGCCCGGCCCACCGCAGTCTTCCGGCCAAGCTCGTCACCATTGCTGACAGCAAGGAAGTCAAACTGGGTGCGGTCGAAACATCGAACAAGCGTACAATCAACCAGTTCATCCACCCGCTTGTCATGGAAAGCTGCCAGCTCGTGCTGGGATACACGATGCTGGAAGAGGGCTCGGTCTGGAATACGATCCCTTCGCACGTGCATGATCGCCGCATGGAGGCTTACCTCTATTTCGGAATGGATGAGAAGTCTCGCGTGCTGCATCTGATGGGCGAGCCGCAGGAGACGAGGCACCTCTTCATCTCCAACGAAGAAGGTGCGATTTCTCCGCCCTGGTCCATTCATTCCGGCGCGGGCATCGGCTCCTACACGTTCATCTGGGCCATGGCCGGCGATAACGTCGACTATACCGACATGGACTTCATTCAGCCGGGGGACCTGAAATGA
- a CDS encoding NAD(P)-dependent oxidoreductase yields the protein MKRLLVTGAAGQLGQVMRQRLAHLADVIRVADIAPLGKPGLNEECVQCDLSDAAAVKDMVAGCDGIIHFGGVSVERPFEQILQGNIIGLYNLYEAARAHGQPRIVFASSNHTIGYYAQTERLTHDVPFRPDGLYGVSKCFGEALARMYFEKFGQETALVRIGSCTPEPANHRMLSSWFSHDDFTSLIEAVYRAPILGCPVIWGASANDASWWDNSHIGYLGWKPKDNAESFRQHIDATVPRPAATDAVARFQGGVFIDNPIFTEN from the coding sequence ATGAAACGGCTTCTTGTTACCGGAGCGGCAGGTCAGCTTGGCCAGGTTATGCGACAGCGCCTCGCACATCTTGCCGACGTCATCCGGGTTGCCGACATTGCACCTCTGGGAAAGCCGGGCCTGAATGAGGAATGTGTTCAATGTGACCTTTCCGATGCGGCCGCAGTCAAGGACATGGTGGCTGGTTGCGACGGCATCATCCATTTCGGCGGCGTTTCGGTGGAGCGCCCCTTCGAGCAGATCCTTCAGGGCAACATCATCGGCCTTTACAATCTTTATGAAGCCGCACGGGCGCACGGACAGCCCCGTATCGTGTTTGCAAGTTCCAATCATACGATTGGCTACTACGCGCAGACCGAGCGACTGACACACGACGTTCCGTTTCGCCCTGACGGGCTCTATGGTGTTTCCAAATGCTTCGGCGAGGCGCTGGCACGCATGTACTTCGAAAAATTCGGCCAGGAGACCGCACTGGTGCGGATCGGTTCATGCACACCCGAACCCGCAAATCACCGGATGTTATCGAGCTGGTTTTCACACGATGATTTTACGTCGCTGATCGAAGCCGTGTATCGCGCACCCATTCTCGGCTGCCCTGTCATCTGGGGCGCATCCGCCAATGACGCCAGCTGGTGGGACAATTCGCATATCGGTTATCTCGGATGGAAACCGAAAGACAATGCGGAAAGCTTTAGACAGCACATCGATGCAACTGTGCCAAGACCGGCTGCAACGGACGCTGTGGCACGGTTTCAGGGCGGCGTATTTATCGACAATCCGATTTTTACCGAGAATTGA
- a CDS encoding FadR family transcriptional regulator, giving the protein MTKAIVSEPVAPQGRTLVVKVSDELRSQIVKGRYKTGDRLPSEAQLTQEFGVSRTVVREAIAALRSDGLVEPRQGAGVFVLEPPAAERRPFDNVDLARVSSLIEMLELRTAVEGDAAGLAAVRRSPAQEEKIIEAFDAFRSSAAKGSPTAEADFAFHLAIANAANNPRFSEFLEVLGATLIPRRAVSKDGAEKVLSPEDLERLVGEHEAILIAIQDGDEEAARAAMRLHLKNSQMRYRAMLRTPRSI; this is encoded by the coding sequence ATGACAAAAGCGATCGTATCCGAACCAGTAGCACCGCAAGGCAGGACCCTTGTGGTGAAGGTGTCGGACGAACTGCGCAGCCAGATTGTCAAAGGCCGTTACAAAACCGGTGACCGTCTGCCGTCCGAGGCACAATTAACGCAGGAGTTTGGCGTCAGCCGGACCGTCGTCCGTGAAGCCATCGCCGCCTTGCGGTCTGATGGTCTTGTTGAGCCCCGTCAGGGTGCCGGAGTTTTTGTCCTGGAGCCGCCAGCTGCCGAACGCCGCCCGTTCGACAATGTGGACCTCGCTCGTGTCTCATCATTGATTGAAATGCTGGAACTGCGGACAGCCGTGGAAGGTGATGCAGCAGGTCTTGCCGCAGTTCGCCGTTCTCCCGCGCAGGAAGAGAAAATCATCGAGGCTTTTGACGCCTTTCGCAGCAGCGCCGCAAAAGGGTCACCGACAGCAGAGGCAGACTTTGCCTTTCATCTTGCCATCGCGAATGCAGCCAATAACCCCCGCTTCAGCGAGTTCCTCGAAGTCCTTGGAGCGACACTAATTCCGCGCCGCGCCGTCTCCAAAGACGGCGCAGAAAAGGTGCTGTCACCTGAAGACCTCGAACGCCTCGTTGGCGAACATGAAGCTATCCTCATCGCCATTCAGGATGGCGATGAGGAGGCGGCCCGCGCAGCAATGCGCCTTCATCTGAAAAACAGCCAGATGCGGTATCGCGCCATGCTGCGAACACCGCGCTCAATTTGA
- a CDS encoding cupin domain-containing protein gives MQRPAFPTVSPDQGVQRTVLSEAAELMVVSFRFDKDAEGKLHSHPHVQSTYVASGRFRFFRNGEAYELKQGDSLVIPGNVEHGCVCLEQGELIDCFTPRRDDFL, from the coding sequence ATGCAGCGTCCCGCCTTCCCGACGGTTTCCCCGGATCAGGGTGTCCAGCGAACCGTACTCTCGGAAGCCGCCGAATTGATGGTCGTTTCGTTCCGATTTGACAAGGACGCCGAAGGCAAGTTGCACAGCCATCCCCATGTTCAGTCCACCTATGTTGCCAGCGGTCGCTTCCGGTTTTTCCGCAACGGCGAAGCCTACGAGCTGAAGCAGGGTGATAGCCTGGTTATCCCTGGCAATGTCGAGCATGGTTGCGTCTGCCTGGAACAGGGCGAACTGATTGACTGCTTCACCCCGCGTCGGGATGACTTCCTGTAA
- a CDS encoding aminopeptidase P family protein, protein MSDINRDRAETLMREAGLDALVLFQPEAFRYAIGAQAGVATMWGRAGSAIAIVPSDATAPLAAIVSDHAAPSVRKVAPNVDIRSHRIWIDIVDLSGVETLAQIDDAYRRSHIGGFRPETFDRSACFTLLLEVLNERGLAKGRIGADLEFMPAADFDALRRALPDVIWVDGSETLRRLRVIKSSVEIERLRRAARAAEAGLVSMAEEVSPGVALSSLSAAWKSGAQAYASKNGFSLSGHWDYISVGPALSDMKAVVTPGALIKADVGTLVDGYSSDGARTFSFGPVSSLAADVFAALEDAFANGVDALRPGNSFGAVHATMLAAMRNHGFGEYFRGHFGHSVGGGVGIEEWPFFSSDNAEIIEPGMVVAVEAPFYGEGLGALMIEDQFLITATGAECMTSLPRSLRDLSLR, encoded by the coding sequence ATGAGCGATATCAACAGGGACCGTGCCGAAACCTTGATGCGCGAAGCCGGGCTTGATGCGCTGGTGCTCTTCCAGCCAGAGGCTTTCCGTTATGCAATCGGTGCCCAGGCTGGTGTCGCAACCATGTGGGGCAGGGCAGGCTCAGCCATTGCAATCGTTCCTTCCGATGCGACGGCCCCTCTTGCAGCCATTGTCAGCGACCATGCTGCTCCATCAGTCCGAAAGGTTGCGCCAAACGTCGACATTCGCAGCCATCGCATCTGGATTGATATCGTCGACCTCTCCGGTGTTGAAACGTTGGCGCAGATCGATGACGCTTACCGGCGGTCCCACATTGGTGGCTTTCGGCCTGAGACGTTCGACCGTTCGGCTTGTTTTACGCTGTTACTCGAGGTGCTCAACGAGCGTGGTCTTGCAAAGGGGCGTATCGGGGCTGATCTCGAATTCATGCCAGCGGCTGATTTCGATGCGCTGAGACGTGCTCTCCCCGATGTGATCTGGGTCGATGGATCAGAAACACTGCGCCGTTTGCGTGTCATAAAATCGTCGGTGGAGATAGAACGTCTGCGCCGCGCGGCGCGTGCGGCAGAAGCGGGTCTTGTCAGCATGGCTGAGGAAGTCAGCCCAGGTGTGGCGCTCTCCAGCCTTTCAGCCGCGTGGAAATCCGGCGCGCAAGCCTATGCCAGCAAGAACGGGTTTTCGCTGAGTGGCCATTGGGATTATATTTCGGTTGGTCCTGCCTTGTCGGACATGAAGGCAGTTGTCACGCCGGGTGCGCTGATCAAGGCGGATGTCGGAACGCTGGTCGACGGATATTCGTCGGATGGCGCGAGAACCTTCTCCTTCGGTCCGGTCAGCTCTCTTGCCGCGGATGTCTTCGCAGCACTGGAAGATGCATTCGCAAACGGCGTTGATGCGCTCCGCCCAGGCAACAGCTTTGGCGCCGTCCATGCCACAATGCTGGCGGCCATGCGGAACCATGGGTTTGGTGAGTATTTCCGGGGACATTTCGGCCATTCGGTCGGCGGCGGCGTTGGTATCGAGGAGTGGCCGTTTTTCTCGAGCGACAATGCCGAGATCATCGAACCCGGCATGGTCGTTGCTGTTGAAGCGCCTTTTTACGGCGAAGGGCTGGGTGCCCTGATGATTGAGGATCAATTCCTCATAACGGCCACCGGGGCCGAATGCATGACGAGCCTGCCACGTAGCCTGAGAGATCTTTCTCTGCGCTGA